The Verrucomicrobium spinosum DSM 4136 = JCM 18804 genome includes a region encoding these proteins:
- a CDS encoding helix-turn-helix domain-containing protein, with product MSRRLAQERVARGISKKKLAGLAGMDRTTVSFIEDPEKNPTIYNLIRYALALEIDLGVLLSECVAEQGNREPKRR from the coding sequence TTGAGCCGCCGACTGGCCCAAGAAAGGGTGGCTCGTGGGATCTCGAAGAAAAAACTCGCTGGACTAGCAGGTATGGATCGCACGACGGTTTCCTTTATCGAAGACCCAGAGAAGAACCCGACCATCTACAACTTGATCCGATATGCACTCGCTCTCGAGATTGATTTGGGTGTTCTGCTTTCTGAATGCGTTGCCGAACAGGGGAATAGGGAACCGAAGCGCAGGTAG